The Solibacillus sp. FSL W7-1464 genome contains a region encoding:
- a CDS encoding VOC family protein: protein MIIGLHHAQITIPKGTEDAGKDFYCKVLGLNEISNPSALEGRGGFWLQVGSREVHVGTEDGFNRLTTKAHLAYEVEDISYWRNVLMENEIEILDSVPIPNYERFEFRDPFGNRVEMIQHI, encoded by the coding sequence ATGATTATTGGCTTACACCATGCACAAATAACAATTCCCAAAGGTACTGAGGATGCTGGGAAAGATTTTTATTGCAAAGTTCTAGGGTTAAATGAAATTTCAAATCCTTCTGCACTGGAGGGGCGAGGGGGCTTTTGGCTGCAAGTAGGGAGCCGGGAAGTACATGTAGGGACAGAAGATGGCTTTAACCGGCTCACAACTAAAGCACATCTCGCCTACGAAGTTGAAGATATTTCTTATTGGAGAAACGTATTGATGGAAAACGAAATTGAGATTTTGGACTCCGTACCTATCCCTAATTATGAACGGTTTGAGTTTAGAGACCCTTTTGGAAATAGAGTGGAGATGATTCAACATATCTAA
- a CDS encoding 2OG-Fe(II) oxygenase, translated as MTTEVSILPIQSGFLIDDRMISAEVLHEEPLIVKFSNVLSDEECQNLIDCASSRLERSKLAKKEVSPIRTSSGMFFEENENPLISVIEKRISSLMHLPLEHAEGLQVLHYEPGQEFKAHFDFFGPNHPSSSNNRISTLVVYLNNVEEGGVTTFPNLGIVTVPERGSAVYFEYFYNDHKINELTLHSGEPVIRGEKWVATQWMRKKQIRDVFNPFQKDLY; from the coding sequence ATGACAACAGAAGTTTCGATTTTACCTATACAATCCGGTTTTTTAATTGACGATCGAATGATATCAGCAGAGGTTCTTCATGAGGAACCGCTCATTGTAAAGTTTTCGAATGTTTTAAGTGATGAGGAATGTCAGAATTTAATCGATTGTGCTTCTTCTCGTTTGGAAAGATCCAAACTGGCAAAAAAAGAAGTAAGTCCGATTCGTACGAGCAGTGGTATGTTTTTTGAGGAAAATGAAAATCCGCTTATTTCAGTAATCGAAAAACGGATTAGCAGCCTGATGCATCTTCCTCTAGAACACGCCGAGGGTCTGCAAGTTTTACATTACGAACCCGGTCAGGAATTTAAGGCGCATTTTGATTTTTTCGGTCCAAATCACCCTTCAAGCAGTAATAATCGCATTAGCACGTTAGTAGTCTACTTAAATAATGTGGAAGAAGGAGGCGTTACAACGTTTCCTAATTTGGGTATCGTAACTGTACCGGAAAGAGGTTCAGCGGTTTACTTTGAATATTTCTACAATGATCATAAAATAAATGAATTAACCCTTCATAGCGGTGAACCCGTAATACGGGGAGAAAAATGGGTTGCTACCCAATGGATGCGGAAAAAACAAATCCGCGACGTTTTTAATCCTTTTCAAAAGGATTTATATTAA
- a CDS encoding YqjF family protein — protein sequence MVELLNIQENKWNDSHRPWPLPNLPWGMKQTWSDLLFAHYPVKYEVLRKLVPNAMELDAYDGVCWVGVVPFRMSGVRLRGLPPVPGTDEFPELNVRTYVTIDGKPGVYFFSLDADNWPAVKGARTFFHLPYHFAKMDIKNFGNTVLFESKRRDESDIVFAARYKPISDPFLAIKGSFEEWITERYCFYTLNASGDPVRCDILHHPWILQQAEGEITLNTMLSKQGIIVENDLPILHFSKKIDVRAWPLVNPATGRLRF from the coding sequence ATGGTGGAACTCCTAAACATACAAGAAAACAAATGGAATGACAGTCATCGTCCTTGGCCGCTGCCAAATTTGCCTTGGGGGATGAAACAAACGTGGAGTGATCTGTTATTCGCCCATTACCCGGTTAAATACGAAGTGTTGCGGAAGTTAGTTCCGAATGCGATGGAATTAGATGCATATGATGGTGTGTGCTGGGTTGGTGTTGTTCCGTTTCGCATGTCCGGTGTGAGACTCCGGGGATTGCCGCCTGTTCCCGGCACCGACGAATTTCCGGAACTTAATGTGCGTACCTATGTAACGATTGATGGAAAACCGGGTGTATACTTTTTCAGTTTGGATGCGGATAATTGGCCGGCTGTAAAAGGGGCCCGCACATTTTTCCATTTACCTTATCATTTCGCTAAGATGGATATTAAAAACTTCGGGAATACCGTACTGTTTGAAAGTAAAAGACGTGATGAATCAGACATTGTATTCGCGGCCCGTTATAAACCCATCTCCGATCCGTTTCTAGCGATAAAAGGGAGCTTCGAGGAATGGATCACCGAGCGTTACTGTTTCTACACATTAAATGCTTCAGGTGACCCGGTGCGCTGTGATATTTTGCACCATCCGTGGATTTTACAACAAGCAGAAGGTGAAATCACCCTAAATACAATGCTGTCCAAGCAAGGGATTATTGTGGAAAATGACCTGCCAATCCTGCACTTCTCCAAAAAGATCGATGTCCGCGCATGGCCATTAGTAAATCCTGCTACCGGCCGATTACGTTTTTAG
- a CDS encoding sensor histidine kinase, translating to MIYVALISVLITVMILIRFLFLKKEIRRVTEQLQERSTLGIDRKISLAFFDNDIEKLAEEINVQIDETKKADAQKRRTENELKQAISNISHDIRTPMTSILGYIQFLEDDNTPSEKRREYILIVKNGALRLKVLLEEFFELTVIESADYPLKVESVQLNDLVLEVLVGFYEEFNRRNIEPTIHIPEQEIIVKGDSSAVKRVIENLITNALKHSTGNVTITLRSTLSSVELIISNPASQLKTEDLFFLFDRFYKVDQSRKGKGTGLGLSIAKSLMKKMNGSLTAELKENQLLMICRWQNPNLSENKF from the coding sequence ATGATTTATGTGGCGTTAATTTCTGTATTAATCACAGTAATGATCCTCATCCGTTTTCTATTTCTGAAAAAAGAAATACGTCGTGTTACTGAACAATTACAGGAGAGAAGCACTCTCGGTATAGATAGGAAAATCAGTCTTGCTTTTTTCGATAACGATATAGAGAAACTGGCCGAGGAAATTAATGTTCAGATTGACGAGACAAAGAAAGCCGATGCACAAAAAAGACGTACAGAAAATGAATTAAAGCAGGCAATTTCAAATATCTCACATGATATTCGTACACCGATGACTTCAATATTGGGGTATATTCAATTTTTGGAGGATGATAATACCCCATCTGAAAAAAGAAGAGAGTATATTTTGATTGTGAAAAATGGGGCGTTGCGACTAAAAGTGTTACTGGAAGAATTTTTTGAGCTGACCGTAATTGAGTCGGCAGATTATCCGTTAAAGGTGGAATCCGTTCAATTAAATGATTTGGTTTTGGAAGTCTTGGTTGGATTTTATGAAGAATTCAATCGAAGAAATATCGAGCCGACCATTCATATTCCTGAGCAGGAAATTATTGTAAAGGGCGATTCTTCTGCAGTAAAGAGGGTAATAGAAAATTTAATTACAAACGCTTTAAAACATTCCACTGGCAATGTAACAATTACGCTTAGAAGTACCTTGTCATCTGTCGAGCTTATAATCAGCAATCCTGCTTCTCAATTAAAAACAGAAGATCTTTTTTTCCTGTTTGACCGTTTTTATAAAGTGGATCAATCTAGAAAGGGAAAAGGTACGGGACTTGGTTTATCTATTGCAAAAAGCTTAATGAAAAAAATGAACGGAAGCCTTACTGCAGAACTGAAGGAAAACCAGTTATTGATGATATGCAGATGGCAAAATCCCAATTTGTCAGAAAACAAATTTTGA
- a CDS encoding ABC transporter permease: protein MDNLMKAEWFKLKKDRSLWTLIIILTAVSLSYPLLIVFDDGADSIKVMDFYQNTILQGNNYVIRLVPCILAGFFISSEYSIGTMKTIAASGNSRFRLYFAKLIIYSIGAVLISLIFPVIFTGAVSVVLNFNGMPEFGYFIGTIGLTILYAIAFASMMALFATIFTDSGKAIGFMLIFFIIFDSVLYLLSSVSPIFEVIFNYSVFKLFLDIVNYDTVHSAEMVKLIAVPVITFTALGILGSILFYKKEIK from the coding sequence ATGGATAATTTAATGAAAGCTGAATGGTTTAAATTGAAGAAAGACCGTTCGCTATGGACTCTGATCATCATTCTGACTGCTGTTAGTCTTTCTTATCCTTTGTTAATTGTATTTGATGACGGAGCAGATTCAATTAAAGTGATGGATTTTTATCAAAATACAATCCTGCAGGGAAACAACTATGTTATAAGACTTGTTCCATGTATATTAGCCGGCTTCTTTATATCCAGCGAATATTCAATCGGTACGATGAAAACGATTGCTGCTTCAGGAAATAGCAGGTTCCGCCTTTATTTTGCAAAATTGATCATCTACTCCATTGGTGCGGTTTTAATCTCATTGATATTTCCTGTTATTTTTACGGGAGCTGTCTCGGTTGTCTTGAATTTCAATGGGATGCCGGAGTTCGGGTACTTTATAGGAACAATCGGATTGACGATTCTTTATGCAATCGCATTTGCATCAATGATGGCTTTGTTTGCCACAATCTTTACGGATAGCGGTAAGGCAATCGGCTTCATGCTGATCTTCTTCATTATTTTTGATAGTGTTTTATATTTATTGAGCAGTGTATCCCCGATATTTGAAGTCATTTTCAACTATTCTGTATTTAAGTTATTTTTGGATATTGTCAATTACGATACTGTTCACAGTGCTGAAATGGTGAAACTGATTGCAGTTCCTGTTATTACTTTTACAGCTCTCGGAATTTTAGGGAGCATCTTATTTTATAAAAAAGAAATAAAATAA
- a CDS encoding ABC transporter ATP-binding protein has translation MSDYVLKTSNLTKQFKNQIAINKVNVSIKKGSIYGFIGANGAGKSTLIRMVTGLASPTSGSIELLGHSDSQELVKARKRIGTIIEGPALYPHMTAAENLEAHRLLKGIPGKDCVERTLAIVGLQQTGKKKAKNFSLGMKQRLGIGIALLGDPEFLILDEPINGLDPMGVVEIRELLKKLNQEYGMTILISSHILSELHLLATHYGIIHQGDLLEQITVDELNEKCQQYLHIKVNNPEMAATVIETMLSTNNFEVMPDGCIKLYHYVDTPGKVSTALVNEGLVIEQFMPMGQDLESYFMNRIGGMQNG, from the coding sequence ATGAGCGATTACGTACTAAAAACAAGTAATTTAACAAAACAATTCAAAAATCAGATTGCGATAAATAAAGTGAACGTATCCATTAAAAAAGGCTCCATTTATGGTTTTATCGGAGCAAATGGAGCGGGGAAATCTACACTTATACGAATGGTTACGGGTCTGGCCAGTCCAACTAGCGGGTCCATTGAATTGTTGGGGCACAGCGACAGTCAGGAACTGGTTAAGGCGAGGAAAAGAATCGGCACAATTATAGAAGGACCGGCATTATATCCGCATATGACCGCTGCTGAAAATTTAGAAGCACACCGGCTATTGAAAGGCATTCCGGGGAAAGATTGTGTAGAAAGAACGCTTGCGATAGTGGGCCTTCAGCAGACCGGGAAAAAGAAAGCGAAGAACTTTTCATTAGGTATGAAACAACGGCTTGGAATCGGCATTGCGTTACTTGGAGATCCTGAATTTTTAATTCTTGATGAACCGATCAATGGCCTGGATCCGATGGGCGTTGTTGAAATACGTGAATTATTGAAAAAATTAAATCAGGAATATGGTATGACGATTTTAATTTCCAGCCATATATTGAGTGAATTACATTTACTTGCGACCCATTATGGAATCATTCATCAAGGTGATTTACTGGAACAAATAACGGTGGATGAGCTAAATGAAAAATGTCAGCAATATTTGCATATTAAAGTGAATAATCCTGAAATGGCTGCCACTGTTATTGAAACGATGCTTTCGACAAATAACTTTGAAGTCATGCCGGATGGCTGTATTAAACTCTACCACTATGTAGATACCCCCGGAAAGGTTTCTACGGCTCTTGTTAATGAGGGATTGGTCATTGAACAATTCATGCCAATGGGACAAGATCTGGAATCTTATTTTATGAACCGTATTGGGGGTATGCAAAATGGATAA
- a CDS encoding response regulator transcription factor: MEEQVRILVVEDDDAINQLLCDIVRKNGYIAQPAFSGTEALLYLQNKDWDMVLLDLMLPGMSGDEILSKIADQSNIPVIIISAKLDQQTKVGMLRTGADDYITKPFDNEEVSARIESHLRRYQRINKFSNKTKLHYKNIEIDSEARTVYVQGEELSFTAREYEILVLLLSSPKKVFTKKNLFESVWKEVFYGDDNTINVHISNIRNKLASINPDEQYIETVWGIGYRLKT; encoded by the coding sequence ATGGAGGAACAAGTAAGGATTCTAGTAGTAGAGGATGACGATGCGATAAACCAGTTACTTTGTGATATTGTCAGAAAAAATGGTTACATCGCACAGCCGGCCTTTTCCGGGACGGAAGCGCTACTCTATCTGCAAAATAAGGACTGGGATATGGTATTGCTTGATCTGATGCTTCCGGGGATGTCTGGAGATGAAATACTTTCAAAAATAGCTGATCAAAGTAATATTCCGGTAATCATCATTTCTGCAAAATTGGATCAGCAAACAAAAGTAGGCATGCTGAGAACAGGAGCAGACGACTATATTACAAAGCCTTTCGACAATGAAGAAGTTTCTGCCCGAATAGAATCTCATCTAAGAAGATACCAGCGTATTAATAAGTTCTCAAACAAGACGAAACTGCATTATAAAAATATTGAAATTGATTCGGAAGCAAGAACGGTATATGTACAAGGAGAGGAACTAAGTTTTACAGCCCGTGAATATGAGATATTGGTTCTTTTATTATCATCTCCGAAAAAAGTCTTCACAAAGAAAAATTTATTTGAAAGTGTTTGGAAAGAGGTATTCTATGGGGATGACAATACAATCAATGTCCATATAAGCAATATACGAAACAAGTTGGCATCCATCAACCCTGATGAGCAATATATCGAGACGGTCTGGGGAATTGGCTATCGGCTCAAAACTTAA
- a CDS encoding HNH endonuclease, with protein sequence MKKNCLNCAKEINVKPSQFERKKYCSRICKTEYQKSNPPQFWSEMSKKELISCTYCKQKILRKPSNINKTNFCNINCKKLYQIQNGHLINQHLRKDVEVKCLTCHQFFIVPKNREHTAKFCSKGCLGKANGIRGKEQYRKRIIVSCSNCHKKFEKTPSTIRKLNFCTGTCMSIYYVEKELFSGANSGTWTGGRVSYYGPNWYSQRRKVRARDEYTCQDCGITEAEYGQELSVHHIIPFKQFNGDWKKANQLSNLISLCEFPCHRKRHSKMVDDIV encoded by the coding sequence ATGAAAAAGAATTGTCTTAATTGTGCAAAAGAGATTAATGTAAAACCAAGTCAATTTGAACGGAAGAAATATTGTTCTAGAATCTGTAAAACAGAGTATCAAAAAAGCAATCCACCTCAATTTTGGAGTGAAATGTCAAAAAAAGAATTGATTTCATGTACTTATTGTAAACAAAAAATATTGAGGAAACCTTCTAACATTAATAAAACAAACTTTTGCAATATAAATTGTAAAAAACTATATCAAATACAAAATGGTCATTTAATTAATCAGCATTTAAGAAAAGATGTTGAAGTTAAATGTCTAACCTGTCATCAATTTTTTATTGTACCTAAAAATCGTGAGCATACAGCGAAGTTTTGTTCTAAAGGATGTTTAGGAAAAGCTAATGGTATTAGAGGAAAGGAACAATATCGTAAGCGAATTATTGTTTCTTGTAGTAATTGTCATAAGAAATTTGAAAAAACTCCCTCTACTATTAGAAAATTAAACTTTTGTACTGGAACATGTATGTCCATCTATTATGTCGAGAAAGAACTGTTTTCTGGTGCTAACAGTGGTACATGGACAGGTGGTAGGGTGTCATATTATGGGCCTAATTGGTATAGCCAACGGAGGAAGGTTAGAGCAAGAGATGAGTATACTTGCCAGGATTGCGGAATTACAGAAGCAGAATATGGACAGGAGCTTTCCGTACATCACATTATTCCTTTTAAACAATTTAACGGGGACTGGAAGAAAGCGAATCAGCTTTCAAATTTAATTTCTTTATGTGAATTCCCGTGTCATCGTAAGAGACATTCTAAAATGGTTGATGATATAGTCTGA
- a CDS encoding lipoate--protein ligase family protein — translation MKKQWYFINSGPCSPAYNMALDEALLDWHSQGEIPPVIRFYEWNPATLSIGYFQQVHKDINLEAVKKQNLGFIRRPTGGRAVLHDQELTYSVIVTESYPNMPDSVTEAYRVISEGILQGFRLLGLDAYFSVPETKEQLDDLKKPKSAVCFDAPSWYELVVEGKKVAGSAQTRQKGVILQHGAILLDLNEELLLSVFNFATAEAKERMRKKLPEKAVAMNQFVDTPFTIEQCVNAFSKGFEAALDIELIPYELSEQQTQYVEQLMQKKYLTDDWNFKK, via the coding sequence ATGAAAAAACAATGGTATTTTATAAATTCGGGTCCGTGCAGCCCGGCCTATAACATGGCACTGGACGAAGCATTGCTGGATTGGCATAGCCAAGGGGAAATACCGCCTGTTATTCGTTTTTACGAGTGGAATCCTGCAACATTATCTATCGGTTATTTCCAGCAAGTACATAAAGATATTAATTTAGAAGCTGTAAAAAAGCAAAACTTAGGTTTCATCCGTCGACCTACAGGCGGACGTGCCGTTTTACATGACCAGGAGCTTACATATTCAGTGATTGTGACAGAGAGCTACCCAAATATGCCCGATAGCGTTACAGAGGCATATCGCGTCATTAGCGAAGGGATTTTACAAGGGTTCCGTCTTTTGGGATTGGATGCTTATTTTAGTGTGCCGGAGACGAAGGAACAGCTGGATGATTTGAAGAAACCGAAAAGTGCGGTATGTTTTGATGCGCCAAGCTGGTATGAACTTGTTGTCGAAGGAAAAAAAGTGGCCGGCAGTGCGCAGACACGTCAAAAAGGTGTCATTTTACAGCATGGCGCTATTTTACTGGACCTGAACGAAGAACTGCTGCTATCAGTATTTAATTTTGCTACGGCCGAAGCAAAAGAGAGAATGCGTAAAAAGTTACCCGAAAAAGCAGTGGCGATGAATCAGTTTGTCGACACACCATTTACAATCGAACAATGTGTGAATGCATTTTCCAAAGGATTTGAAGCAGCTTTGGACATAGAACTAATTCCTTATGAATTATCGGAGCAGCAAACCCAATATGTAGAACAATTGATGCAAAAAAAATATTTAACAGATGACTGGAATTTCAAAAAATAG
- a CDS encoding rhodanese-like domain-containing protein, producing the protein MTILYTILVILVVIVAYVVINSMRLKKSVTNLTQEQFIEGYRKAQLIDLREPKEFEAGHILGARNIPMTQLNTRHKEIRPDLPVYLYCQNSGRSARAALTLKKKGYSQLFQLQGGFKTWTGKVKSKN; encoded by the coding sequence GTGACAATTTTATATACGATACTAGTAATTTTAGTAGTAATCGTTGCTTACGTAGTAATCAACTCTATGCGCTTAAAAAAATCCGTAACAAACTTAACACAAGAGCAATTTATTGAAGGTTACCGTAAAGCACAATTAATCGATTTACGCGAACCTAAAGAATTCGAAGCGGGACACATTTTAGGTGCTCGAAACATCCCGATGACGCAGCTTAATACACGTCATAAAGAAATCCGTCCGGACCTTCCTGTATACCTTTACTGCCAAAACTCTGGTCGTAGTGCACGAGCTGCGTTGACATTAAAGAAAAAAGGCTATAGCCAACTTTTCCAATTACAAGGCGGTTTCAAAACTTGGACAGGTAAAGTTAAATCGAAAAACTAA
- the gcvPB gene encoding aminomethyl-transferring glycine dehydrogenase subunit GcvPB: MHNENQSLIFEITKPGRVGYNLEPLDVPDFDLEELLPKELVRQEAAELPEVAELDIMRHYTALSRRNHGVDSGFYPLGSCTMKYNPKVNETVARYAGFANVHPLQDESTVQGAMELLYDLQTSLQEITGMDEVTLQPAAGAHGEWTALMMIRAFHEANGEGHRNKVIVPDSAHGTNPASATVAGFETITIKSGEDGLVDLEDLRRVVGPDTAALMLTNPNTLGLFEENILEMAEIVHGVGGKVYYDGANLNAVMSKARPGDMGFDCVHLNLHKTFTGPHGGGGPGSGPVGVKADLIPFLPKPVLVKKEDGTFHFDYNRPQSIGRVKPYYGNFGINVRAYTYIRSMGPDGLKAVTEYAVLNANYMMRRLEEHFDLPYDRHCKHEFVLSGRRQKKLGVRTLDIAKRLLDFGYHPPTVYFPLNVEEGIMIEPTETESKETLDAFCDAMIQIAQETIDNPSIVQEAPHTTVISRLDETRAARTPVLRYTKKEEVTIS; the protein is encoded by the coding sequence ATGCATAACGAAAACCAATCACTCATTTTCGAAATTACAAAACCAGGTCGTGTCGGCTACAATTTAGAGCCATTGGATGTTCCTGATTTTGACCTGGAAGAACTGCTGCCAAAAGAGTTAGTACGTCAGGAAGCGGCTGAACTGCCTGAAGTTGCAGAATTAGATATTATGCGTCACTATACAGCACTCTCACGCCGTAACCACGGTGTGGATTCAGGGTTCTACCCACTTGGTTCATGTACGATGAAGTACAATCCGAAAGTCAATGAAACAGTTGCACGCTACGCTGGTTTTGCCAATGTTCACCCATTACAGGATGAGTCGACAGTACAAGGTGCAATGGAATTATTATATGATCTGCAGACATCACTTCAGGAAATTACTGGTATGGATGAAGTGACATTACAGCCGGCAGCAGGCGCACATGGCGAATGGACAGCATTAATGATGATCCGTGCATTCCATGAGGCAAATGGTGAAGGTCACCGTAACAAAGTAATCGTACCGGACTCGGCTCACGGTACAAACCCGGCTTCTGCTACAGTTGCAGGATTTGAAACAATTACAATCAAATCAGGTGAAGATGGCTTAGTTGATCTTGAAGATTTACGCCGTGTTGTCGGTCCTGATACAGCAGCGCTTATGCTGACAAACCCGAACACGTTAGGCTTATTCGAAGAAAACATTTTAGAAATGGCTGAAATCGTGCACGGTGTCGGCGGTAAGGTTTACTATGACGGCGCGAACCTAAACGCTGTAATGAGTAAAGCACGTCCTGGCGACATGGGCTTTGACTGTGTTCACTTAAACTTGCACAAAACATTTACAGGTCCACACGGTGGCGGTGGTCCGGGTTCAGGTCCAGTAGGAGTAAAAGCGGATTTAATTCCATTCCTGCCTAAACCGGTATTAGTGAAAAAAGAAGATGGCACATTCCACTTCGATTACAACCGTCCGCAGTCAATCGGTCGTGTGAAACCATACTACGGAAACTTCGGAATTAATGTACGTGCATATACGTACATCCGTTCAATGGGGCCAGATGGCTTGAAGGCTGTAACTGAATATGCAGTATTAAACGCAAACTACATGATGCGCCGCTTGGAAGAGCACTTTGATTTACCGTATGACCGTCACTGTAAGCATGAGTTCGTGCTATCTGGTCGTCGTCAGAAAAAACTGGGTGTTCGTACATTGGATATCGCAAAACGTCTTCTTGACTTTGGCTACCATCCACCAACAGTATACTTCCCATTAAATGTGGAAGAGGGTATTATGATCGAGCCAACAGAAACAGAATCAAAAGAAACATTGGATGCATTCTGTGATGCAATGATTCAAATTGCTCAAGAAACGATCGATAATCCGTCAATCGTACAAGAAGCACCACATACAACGGTAATCAGCCGTTTAGATGAAACACGTGCTGCACGTACACCTGTGTTACGTTATACAAAAAAAGAAGAAGTAACCATTTCATAA
- the gcvPA gene encoding aminomethyl-transferring glycine dehydrogenase subunit GcvPA — protein MKHRYLPMTEQDKQEMLDRIGVATIDELFEDIPEKVRFQGSYNIKPAKSEAALMKELAQLAAKNKDTASNISFLGAGVYNHYKPVIVDHVISRSEFYTAYTPYQPEISQGELQAIFEFQTMIAELTGMDIANSSMYDGGTALAEAGMLAAGHTRRGKLLVSGAVHPEYQDVVKMYATGQSIEVVTIPTKDGVTDIEALKGLIDDQTAGVIVQYPNFFGQVENLQPLADITHDAKGLFIVSANPLALGILTPPGKLGADITVGDAQVFGIAEAFGGPHCGYFAVTNKLMRKVPGRLVGETVDQDGRRGYVLTLQAREQHIRRDKATSNICSNQALLALASSVAMTALGKQGMQEMAKQNIVKTRFAKNAFEAAGFEVIYQGAHFNEIVVNTKHNVTEINKALIEKGIIGGFDLGRVYPELENHALIAVTEIRTKEEIEQLVAEMGAYNA, from the coding sequence ATGAAACATCGTTATTTACCAATGACGGAACAAGATAAACAAGAAATGTTAGACCGTATCGGAGTTGCGACAATTGATGAACTTTTCGAGGATATTCCTGAAAAAGTCCGCTTCCAAGGGAGCTACAATATTAAACCTGCAAAGTCTGAAGCTGCTTTAATGAAAGAGCTGGCACAACTTGCTGCAAAAAATAAAGATACAGCAAGCAATATTTCATTTTTAGGTGCAGGTGTATACAATCACTATAAACCGGTTATTGTCGATCATGTTATTTCACGTTCAGAGTTCTATACTGCGTACACACCATACCAGCCGGAAATTTCTCAAGGTGAACTTCAAGCGATTTTTGAATTCCAAACGATGATTGCGGAACTGACAGGCATGGATATTGCTAACTCTTCTATGTACGATGGTGGTACGGCTTTGGCAGAAGCAGGTATGCTTGCTGCAGGTCATACACGTCGTGGTAAATTACTCGTTTCAGGAGCTGTACATCCGGAATATCAAGATGTTGTGAAAATGTATGCGACAGGACAATCAATTGAAGTCGTTACAATTCCTACAAAAGACGGTGTGACAGACATCGAAGCACTAAAAGGCTTAATCGACGATCAAACAGCCGGCGTTATCGTTCAATATCCGAACTTCTTTGGTCAAGTTGAAAACCTACAGCCGCTAGCTGATATTACACATGATGCAAAAGGATTATTTATCGTATCCGCAAACCCGTTAGCTCTTGGCATTTTAACACCACCAGGAAAATTAGGCGCAGATATTACAGTTGGGGATGCACAGGTATTCGGAATTGCAGAAGCATTCGGTGGTCCACACTGTGGTTATTTCGCGGTAACAAATAAGTTAATGCGTAAAGTACCTGGCCGTCTTGTTGGGGAAACAGTAGACCAAGATGGACGTCGTGGTTATGTATTAACATTACAGGCTCGTGAGCAGCACATCCGTCGTGACAAAGCGACATCAAATATTTGTTCAAACCAGGCATTACTGGCACTTGCTTCTTCAGTAGCAATGACAGCCCTTGGAAAACAAGGTATGCAGGAAATGGCGAAACAAAATATCGTGAAGACACGCTTTGCTAAAAATGCCTTTGAAGCAGCTGGATTTGAAGTTATTTATCAAGGCGCACACTTCAACGAAATCGTAGTCAATACAAAGCATAATGTAACAGAAATAAACAAAGCATTAATCGAAAAAGGCATTATCGGCGGCTTTGACTTAGGTCGTGTCTATCCGGAATTAGAAAATCATGCACTCATTGCTGTTACGGAAATCCGTACAAAAGAAGAGATCGAGCAATTAGTTGCAGAAATGGGGGCTTACAATGCATAA